GCCCCGTAGAGTCCGAACCCGGTGGTGCGCGAGAATCGCACTGCCAGCCCGACCCGGTGCCGGACGCCCGGCACCCAGTTCAAGGAGAGAGCAACCCCATGGCTTACACCGCAACCGAGATCCTCGAGGGCCTCGCCGAGATCGTCGCCGAGGAGACCGGCCTGCCCACCGACGCCGTCGCGTCGGAGAAGTCGTTCACGGACGACCTCGACATCGACTCGCTGTCGATGATGACGATCGTCACCCACGCCGAGGACAAGTTCGGCGTCCGCATCCCGGACGACGAGGTCAA
This Isoptericola jiangsuensis DNA region includes the following protein-coding sequences:
- a CDS encoding acyl carrier protein produces the protein MAYTATEILEGLAEIVAEETGLPTDAVASEKSFTDDLDIDSLSMMTIVTHAEDKFGVRIPDDEVKNLTTVGDAVSFIEGAQA